In Uranotaenia lowii strain MFRU-FL chromosome 2, ASM2978415v1, whole genome shotgun sequence, one genomic interval encodes:
- the LOC129744311 gene encoding uncharacterized protein LOC129744311, which yields MITKKTLLLALISLSCSLSVRSNPTTGSIEEDCGIGDSNLWHVFIQRTIHSENAPVCGGTLLNDQFVITAAHCVYDLAGVEIDIRELRVSVIKDGITLSVEVDHMFKQQKFNVEKFDYDVALLKLKVPVSFVDNYVCSEATGFSPPTGSVSVTIESKHYQIPKTVRWPISDTSLCHGTNDFIFGQTYQAAFCIGSIQVNDKFQINRGSGILQQINNRWYLVGILLYTTGPNNMTPKFGGGINLSPFWSWINRIAFRDSRKSVSEQKCDEYKKIFNHTAYESSFIPTITLNEPGQMWMDSSCYGTLISERFILTSAICLSGTTSVFMQYGIMSMKRFSKLKFHYHPDDKHHEKLTLLELNEDAPTSEFIHCLWNDDELNGVANDIAHHMGLLKSKINVSLKPDNSIMVVLADKCYKFTISLITKAGDGITMQKSGEKIRRVVGVIDQTPERCSNIRTTNVIPYLDWIEATVWRKPAKT from the exons ATGATCACTAAAAAAACCCTCTTGCTAGCACTCATTTCACTGAGCTGCTCTCTTAGTGTCAGATCCAATCCAACTACTGGTTCAATTGAAGAAGATTGCGGAATCGGTGATTCTAATTTGTGGCATGTGTTTATCCAAAGGACCATACACTCTGAGAATGCACCAGTCTGTGGGGGAACTTTGTTGAATGATCAGTTTGTTATAACGGCTGCACATTGTGTTTATGATTTAGCTGGAGTTGAGATCGATATCAGGGAGCTTAGAGTTTCGGTGATAAAGGATGGAATCACATTGAGTGTGGAAGTAGATCATATGTTTAAGCAGCAGAAGTTCAATGTAGAAAAGTTTGACTATGATGTTGCACTTCTGAAACTTAAAGTTCCTGTGAGTTTTGTCGATAATTATGTTTGCTCTGAGGCTACTGGCTTTTCTCCTCCGACTGGCTCAGTTTCAGTGACAATCGAAAGTAAACATTACCAGATTCCTAAAACGGTGCGATGGCCGATATCCGATACATCTCTATGTCATGGAACAAATGACTTTATTTTTGGACAAACTTATCAAGCAGCTTTCTGTATAGGATCTATTCAAG TCAACGACAAGTTTCAAATCAACCGTGGCAGTGGAATACTGCAACAAATCAACAATCGCTGGTATTTGGTGGGGATTCTATTGTATACAACGGGTCCCAACAACATGACTCCCAAATTTGGTGGCGGAATTAATCTTTCACCTTTTTGGTCCTGGATTAATCGAATCGCTTTCCGTGACAGCAGAAAGTCGGTCTCCGAGCAGA aatgcgacgaatacaaaaaaatatttaatcatacAGCATACGAATCAAGTTTTATTCCAACAATTACTCTAAACGAGCCAGGGCAAATGTGGATGGACTCAAGCTGCTATGGAACCTTAATCAGTGAACGCTTTATTTTGACTTCGGCCATCTGCTTATCAGGAACAA CCTCAGTGTTTATGCAATATGGTATCATGTCGATGAAACGGTTCTCCAAATTGAAATTCCACTACCATCCGGATGATAAACATCACGAAAAACTGACATTGCTCGAATTGAACGAAGATGCGCC CACGTCGGAATTCATTCATTGTTTGTGGAACGATGATGAGCTTAACGGTGTAGCAAACGACATTGCACATCACATGGGATTATTAAAgtctaaaataaatgtttctctCAAACCGGACAATTCAATAATGGTGGTATTGGCAGACAAATGTTACAAATTCACTATATCTTTAATTACCAAAGCAGGAGACGGCATAACAATGCAGAAGTCTGGTGAAAAAATAAGACGCGTCGTTGGAGTGATAGACCAAACCCCGGAGCGTTGCAGCAACATTCGGACCACAAACGTGATTCCATATCTTGATTGGATTGAAGCAACAGTTTGGAGAAAGCCTGCCAAAACATAA
- the LOC129744312 gene encoding mast cell tryptase-like: MISGKTFLLGLILLSCSFSVKSNPTTGSIEEDCGIGNSNLWHVFIQRTIHSENAPVCGGTLLNDQFVITAAHCVYDLTGDEIDISELRVSVIRDGITLSVGIKRIFKLEMFHVDKFDYDVTLLKLKVPVSFVENYVCSVATGLSPPTGSVSVTIESIHFHAPKTIQLPISNTTLCHGTNSHIFGQTYQEAFCMGSIQFNDNFQINRGSGLLQQINNRWHLVGILLYTTGPNNMTSTFGCGINISPYWSWINRIAFRDIRKSVSEQKCDEYKKIFNHKAYESSNVPTITLNKPGDFLVDPGCFGTLISERFILTSAICLSGITSVFMQYGIMSMKRFTNFKLHYYPYDEHHEKLALLELDADAPMATFIHCLWNDIDELNGVANDIEHYMSFFKSKISVSLKPDNSLMVTFTEGCDRFTASQITKPGDGITFQKSDEKVRRVIGVMNQPPTDCSNIPTSNVVSYLDWIEATVWGKSA; encoded by the exons ATGATCAGTGGAAAAACCTTCTTGCTTGGATTGATTTTGCTGAGCTGCTCTTTTAGTGTCAAATCTAATCCAACTACTGGTTCAATTGAGGAAGACTGCGGGATCGGCAATTCAAATCTGTGGCATGTTTTTATCCAAAGGACCATACACTCTGAGAATGCACCAGTCTGTGGGGGAACTTTGTTGAATGATCAGTTTGTTATAACGGCTGCACATTGTGTTTATGATTTAACTGGAGATGAGATCGATATCAGCGAGCTCAGAGTTTCAGTGATCAGAGATGGAATCACATTGAGTGTGGGAATAAAACGAATATTTAAGCTGGAAATGTTCCATGTAGACAAGTTTGACTATGATGTTACACTTCTGAAACTTAAAGTTCCTGTGAGTTTTGTCGAGAACTATGTTTGCTCTGTGGCCACTGGCCTTTCTCCTCCGACCGGTTCTGTTTCTGTGACAATCGAAAGTATTCATTTCCATGCTCCAAAAACAATACAATTGCCAATTTCTAATACTACTCTATGCCATGGAACAAATAGTCATATTTTTGGACAAACTTATCAAGAAGCCTTCTGTATGGGATCTATTCAAT tcaacgacaattttcaaatcaaccgTGGAAGTGGATTACTGCAACAAATCAACAATCGCTGGCATTTGGTGGGGATTCTATTGTATACAACGGGTCCCAACAACATGACCTCCACATTTGGATGCGGAATAAATATTTCTCCTTATTGGTCCTGGATTAATCGAATCGCTTTTCGTGACATTAGGAAATCGGTCTCTGAGCAGA aatgcgacgaatacaaaaaaatatttaatcataaAGCGTACGAATCGTCTAACGTACCAACAATAACTCTGAATAAACCAGGCGATTTTTTAGTAGATCCCGGCTGCTTTGGAACATTAATTAGCGAACGCTTCATTTTGACTTCTGCCATCTGCTTATCAGGAATAA CCTCAGTATTTATGCAATATGGTATCATGTCGATGAAACGGTTCACCAATTTCAAATTGCACTATTATCCGTATGACGAACACCACGAAAAACTAGCATTGCTCGAGTTGGACGCAGATGCGCC aatGGCGACATTTATTCATTGTTTGTGGAACGACATTGACGAACTGAATGGTGTAGCGAATGACATAGAGCATTACAtgtcatttttcaaatccaaaataaGTGTTTCGCTAAAGCCGGACAACTCATTGATGGTGACATTCACGGAAGGATGTGACAGGTTCACGGCATCACAGATTACCAAACCAGGAGACGGCATCACATTCCAGAAATCGGATGAAAAAGTAAGACGTGTCATTGGAGTGATGAATCAACCCCCAACGGATTGCAGCAACATTCCGACCTCAAATGTGGTTTCGTATCTTGATTGGATTGAAGCAACAGTTTGGGGAAAGTCAGCCTAA